Proteins from a single region of Pseudomonas ekonensis:
- the preA gene encoding NAD-dependent dihydropyrimidine dehydrogenase subunit PreA encodes MADLSIVFAGIKAPNPFWLASAPPTDKAYNVVRAFEAGWGGVVWKTLGEDPAAVNVSSRYSAHYGANREVLGINNIELITDRSLEINLREITQVKKDWPDRALIVSLMVPCVEESWKRILPLVEATGADGIELNFGCPHGMPERGMGAAVGQVPEYVEQVTRWCKTYCSLPVIVKLTPNITDIRVAARAAHRGGADAVSLINTINSITSVDLEHMVALPTVGSKSTHGGYCGSAVKPIALNMVAEIARDPQTHGLPICGIGGIGSWRDAAEFIALGSGAVQVCTAAMLHGFRIVEEMKDGLSRWMDSQGYASLADFSGRAVGNTTDWKYLDINYQVIAKIDQAACIGCGRCHIACEDTSHQAIASLRQADGTHTYEVIDEECVGCNLCQITCPVQDCIEMVPVDTGKPFLDWNHDPRNPYHVSP; translated from the coding sequence ATGGCCGATCTCTCGATTGTCTTCGCCGGCATCAAAGCCCCCAACCCGTTCTGGCTCGCCTCTGCGCCGCCGACCGACAAGGCCTACAACGTGGTGCGCGCCTTCGAGGCCGGCTGGGGCGGCGTGGTCTGGAAAACCCTGGGCGAGGACCCGGCGGCGGTCAACGTGTCCTCGCGCTACTCGGCCCACTACGGCGCCAACCGCGAGGTGCTGGGCATCAACAACATCGAGCTGATCACTGACCGCTCGCTGGAGATCAACCTGCGGGAAATCACCCAGGTGAAAAAGGACTGGCCGGACCGGGCGCTGATCGTTTCGCTGATGGTGCCGTGCGTGGAGGAATCGTGGAAACGCATCCTGCCGCTGGTGGAGGCCACCGGCGCCGACGGCATCGAACTGAACTTCGGCTGCCCCCACGGCATGCCCGAACGCGGCATGGGCGCGGCGGTCGGCCAGGTGCCGGAGTACGTCGAGCAGGTGACGCGCTGGTGCAAGACCTACTGCTCGCTGCCGGTGATCGTCAAGCTGACGCCCAACATCACCGACATCCGCGTCGCCGCCCGCGCCGCGCACCGGGGCGGCGCCGATGCGGTGTCGCTGATCAACACCATCAACTCCATCACCAGCGTCGACCTGGAACACATGGTCGCCCTGCCCACCGTCGGCAGCAAAAGCACCCACGGCGGCTACTGCGGTTCGGCGGTCAAACCGATCGCGTTGAACATGGTGGCGGAAATCGCCCGCGATCCGCAGACCCACGGGCTGCCGATCTGCGGCATCGGCGGCATCGGCAGCTGGCGCGACGCGGCGGAGTTCATCGCCCTGGGCAGCGGCGCGGTGCAGGTGTGCACGGCGGCGATGCTGCACGGCTTCCGCATCGTCGAGGAGATGAAGGACGGGCTGTCACGCTGGATGGACAGTCAGGGCTACGCCAGCCTCGCGGACTTTTCCGGGCGGGCGGTGGGCAACACCACCGACTGGAAGTACCTGGACATCAACTACCAGGTGATCGCCAAAATCGACCAAGCGGCGTGCATCGGCTGCGGGCGCTGCCACATCGCCTGCGAAGACACCTCGCACCAGGCCATCGCCAGCCTGCGCCAGGCGGACGGCACGCACACCTATGAAGTGATCGATGAGGAATGCGTGGGCTGCAACCTGTGCCAGATCACCTGCCCGGTGCAGGACTGCATCGAGATGGTGCCGGTGGACACGGGCAAGCCGTTCCTGGACTGGAACCATGATCCGCGCAATCCGTACCATGTCAGCCCTTGA
- a CDS encoding NAD(P)-dependent oxidoreductase — protein sequence MIESLNHLPHPHESATALAGHFTDLAPPLNDRQAHLEASRCLYCYDAPCVNACPSEIDIPSFIRNIHQDNVPGAAQKILSANILGGSCARVCPTEILCQQACVRNNAHECAPVLIGLLQRYAVDNAHFTEHPFRRAASTGKRIAVIGAGPAGLSCAHRSAMHGHDVVIFEAREKAGGLNEYGIAKYKLVDDYAQKELAFLLQIGGIEIRHGQRLGDNLTLSELHQQFDAVFLGLGLNASKQLGLPHEDAPGLLAATDYIRELRQADDLTQLPLAERCIVLGAGNTAIDMAVQMARLGARDVNLVYRRGAADMGATGHEQDIAKANQVRLLTWAQPDEVLLDEQGHVRGMRFARTHLVEGRLQTTGETFELAADAIFKAIGQAFDGAALADPLARELKRQGERIQVDEHLQTSIPGVYAGGDCTSLDQDLTVQAVQHGKRAAEAINAQLTLNVEAA from the coding sequence GTGATCGAGTCCCTGAACCACCTCCCGCACCCGCACGAAAGCGCGACCGCCCTCGCCGGCCACTTCACCGACCTGGCGCCGCCGCTCAACGACCGCCAGGCGCACCTGGAAGCCTCGCGCTGCCTGTACTGCTACGACGCCCCATGCGTCAACGCGTGCCCGAGCGAGATCGACATCCCCTCGTTCATCCGCAACATCCACCAGGACAACGTGCCCGGCGCCGCGCAGAAGATCCTGTCGGCCAACATCCTCGGCGGCAGTTGCGCGCGGGTGTGCCCGACCGAAATCCTCTGCCAGCAGGCCTGCGTGCGCAACAACGCCCACGAGTGCGCGCCGGTGCTGATCGGCCTGCTGCAGCGCTACGCCGTGGACAATGCGCACTTCACCGAACACCCGTTCCGGCGGGCGGCCAGCACCGGCAAGCGCATCGCCGTGATCGGTGCCGGCCCCGCCGGGTTGTCCTGCGCCCACCGCAGCGCCATGCACGGCCACGACGTGGTGATCTTCGAGGCCCGGGAGAAGGCCGGCGGACTCAACGAATACGGGATCGCCAAGTACAAGCTGGTGGACGACTACGCACAGAAGGAACTGGCGTTCCTGCTGCAGATCGGCGGCATCGAAATCCGCCACGGCCAGCGGCTCGGCGACAACCTCACCCTCAGCGAACTGCACCAGCAGTTCGACGCGGTGTTCCTCGGCCTCGGCCTCAACGCCAGCAAGCAGCTCGGCCTGCCCCACGAGGACGCCCCCGGCCTGCTCGCCGCCACCGACTACATCCGCGAACTGCGCCAGGCTGACGACCTTACGCAACTGCCCCTGGCCGAGCGCTGCATCGTGCTGGGCGCCGGTAACACCGCCATCGACATGGCCGTGCAGATGGCCCGCCTCGGCGCCCGCGACGTCAACCTGGTGTACCGCCGCGGCGCCGCGGACATGGGCGCCACCGGCCACGAACAGGACATCGCCAAGGCCAACCAGGTGCGGCTGCTGACCTGGGCCCAGCCGGACGAAGTGCTGCTGGACGAGCAAGGCCACGTGCGCGGCATGCGCTTCGCCCGCACCCATCTGGTGGAGGGCCGCCTGCAGACCACCGGCGAAACCTTCGAGCTGGCCGCCGACGCGATCTTCAAGGCCATCGGCCAGGCGTTCGACGGCGCCGCCCTCGCCGACCCGCTGGCCCGCGAGCTCAAGCGCCAGGGCGAGCGGATCCAGGTGGACGAACACCTGCAAACCAGCATCCCCGGCGTCTACGCCGGCGGCGACTGCACCAGCCTCGACCAGGACCTGACCGTGCAGGCGGTGCAGCACGGCAAACGGGCCGCCGAAGCCATCAACGCCCAACTGACGCTCAACGTGGAGGCTGCGTAA